TGTTAAGCGGAAAttcaaaaaggagaagaaattgTCATCAAGCACGACTTTTCTCTCTAAAAGTGAGCTCACCAGATCACACCCCATCCAGCACCATTGCAACAAGGACACACTTCCGCAAATTTTTCTGCATCACTGGTGTGGACTCTACGAGATATCAAATCATCATATATATCTGTGATACCAGAACATAAAGGGCATCAGAACAATGGTCTAGTCAAATCAATAACTATGCTTCAGTTTCAGAAAATACCATAAACAGAAAACAAGCTGTTCATTACACCTGCAGGTTTTAAAAATGGACAAAACTCCAGTCATTATGTTACATAGAAGGAATTCCATGGACTAGAAAATCGCTATAGAGGAAGAACACTAAATTCACGTGTTTCTTTTACCAATGAACATAATGACGTAGCGAAGACCTCGaacttttgttgtttcttgGAGAAGCCAAACCACGCCAAGGAATACAATAAATCCTGATAACTCCACATTCATAATTCAGGAAGAACAATCATATCCCTGGTGAATATTGTATCCCGGAAAGCCAGCATTCATCTGGGTCATATGACTACATACCTATACAAAGCCCTCGAAGTGTCCACTGtataaacaagagaaaattatataaatcaGAATGACCAATCAGTCAAGAACAGTGCAAAAAAAGGATAAGCAACATGGGAAGGCACAAGTCAAATTGGTACAGGTCAAATGAAAAGAAGCAAATCTTATtcatttcaagaatagaaattttgcaacTTGTGAAAActtctttccccaacttcatttAACAGCATGAATTGATTAGCATGAGTGCATATATGTTAACTTCCCACCAGTTCTAATTGATTGACCTGATAAGCATGTAACTAAAAACTAAAGAAGAATCCAACATTATATTTTGAAGATCCCTCAATCTAAAGGCTAGAATAGGAGAACAAAGACTCACATTTTTAGCCACAAATAGCACAATAACAAGAGCGACGAGCAAACAACCTGCTGCAATCCTAGCTGTAAGAAGATTTGTCGAAGCAAGAATAAAGAGCATTCCCCAGAATGATGAGCCGAGATCTGGAAGGCAATGACAATTACAGAATAAATCAATAATTTGTAGCGATGCCGAAGAAACAATCTATACACCCAATCCTGTAAATCTAGATTTCAAATGACCCGATATTAATTTCTCATGTCATGCTGGAATTCCAACAACTGAAACGGATATTTTTTGTGTTAAGGCAACCAGTGTAAGTTGAGACAACAGAGGAAAATGTTGAGGTTAGAATTGATACATCCAGCTGGCAGGATGAACCAGTATATTCCACCACGGGTTTGAGTACTTCCTCCTTCATCAACATGAACCTGAATTCCCTCCACCTGAGAGTGTATTTAAAGCAATGAGTCGCATGTTTTCCTTTGCCAACAGCAAAGAAAAGCAATCAGTGAAAGCAACGCAGCAATTTAGCTCTATGCAAATGTATGACCTCCTACTAAATCTAAGATGAGGCTAAAGAAAGATTCTTACATGGCCACATGTTAGTTTACAAGCAATGGCATGGCTTGCCTCGTGAAGAAATACTGTCACGAGTTTAAATGGCTTCAGCAATACAGTCCTCCATAGCTACAGAAGGAAGGATCTGTCAGAATACAAAAGGGATACAGAGGCTTACAAGTGAGAACATAAAAGGGCGGCAAGCAATATGATCAAAAGTTCCTGGAATCTCTTCACTTGTGAATGAATAAAACTTAGGTCTATGAGAGATGGCATGCGCAAATGGCGTTTCAAAGTAGTAAAGTTAAACTTTAGTTGATATGTACTTGGGGAAAATCGGCCTTCAGTGACCTTCCCTAGAGTTATTTTCTGCAATGTCACGATTTCAACGGATTTGTGGTTTCAGTCCAAGCTCTtaccacaaaatctcacataccCAACAATCCTTTTACGATGAATTACTGAATCTGCAGCATAAGTACTAACGGaactagagaaagagagagagagccaaatCTGCCAAGCTCTGATCTTTCGAAACTGAAAAACAGAACGAAGTAAGACTCCAATACAGGTGCAAATCAACCTGGGTAGCAAAAGTTCCTAAATGGGCACTTCGAAGAAGAGCAACACTCAATGTTTCGAACATGAATACATCAAAAACTCACAGATGTTCACATATTCCTCAAAGGCCAGCCACAAGATCGCTGATCTAATAGACACTGTCGAGAAAGAGAGACCATACCGCAAGTATAACGACAGTGCAAACAGAGATGGTGATCAAGAACACGACTTGCTCGTGGTGGCAACAGTTCCTGAGCTCCCAATTGGGTCTCATCTTTCCTACCACCTGAAAGCTTCAAGAGTACCACCACCTGGATCTTTTTCCTCACCAGCTTTATTCCCCCTTCAAATCTTTCTTGCGGGGatacccagaaaaaaaaaaattaatcacagGATAATAAAGGCTCATTCATGTGAGTGAGGGAtcaccgtctctctctctctctctctctctgcttggtgagatttgaaaatttttaaacttgGGAATTAGAGAAAGGAGTCCCATTGGACGGTTACATGGCACATCCCACTCCCAATGAATTTAATAGTCAATAAAGCCAAATCGAGAAAGGCTAAAGCAACCAAAAAGGGTTGGAAGATGATGACGAGAGAGTAGGTCAATACTTGCAAGAAAGCCCGATGAATTATTGATTATATGAAAGGCAGAGAGATTCGGAAGCAATAACGTTAAGATTCAGGAAGCAATCCACTGTATAAAAAAGTCTGGaaagttgagtttttttttttttttttttaatagctttTCTTGATTGGCTTTTTGGACGTTCGTGCCTCTTTCTTGGAAGATGCTTCGTGTTCACTTCTGTCGACCGGAGTCAGGAATGGGTGAAGTGtaaaagagacagagagagagaagggacgACCCCCAGTAAAAATGGGTCCCGCTTTTGTCGATCTGATGATTGCCGACACGGTTCCTGCAATTATGGCGCCATGTGCGAGAAGTCGTTTATCCATAATTCTAAGGGTTAAGgccaattccttttttttttttttaggagaaaACCAAGAAGTGAGAGCATCAGAGCAATGCCACAGATGGGAAGATTGATTTTCAAAGTGATGCCACGGATCCTTAATGAGCGTTTAATCGGACCCATTAACTTTAGGGAACGGTTATAAGTTGTGGTATCGTTCCACATCTTTGGAACCAATTGGCAAAGCCCACTTCCGGGTTTAGAATGCCTTCGGTGCTTGTTCACCTTCTTAATTTGACCTTGTAATTTGtgaatttaagatttgattatctCATTCACATCTTTCACTCAAAATAATCTCGAGGATTAGACTTGGTACTTGCCTTGCCTATGCAAATAGATTGGTCGATTTACATGCATTCCTAAAATTGGTCaagtaaaaattttggatatattaacattatgataaaaaaatatgaaaaattttaaataaaagtttgaagtgccatcattttcttaaaaaaaaaatagtttggaatGGTCATAGCAGTACCTAAAGTGGCCAtaacaatttcaaataagaacatgACTCTTTGCCCCTACTAAATGTTCTAGTcgatcaagggcatttttgtttggtataaattaattataataaaaattaattaattaaaaacaacAATGAAGGAAATTTAGCCCTCGCCACCACCATTTTCCATTcccttccatttttattttattttttattttttcatctaatgcaaaaaaaaaaatcaaaaaataaagaaagaaattgccCTTATCAACCTAGGAGagttaaatcattttttgaaactaaTATAATCActtcagatccttatttgaaataagattcacttcaagtttttattaaaaaaatgaaaaatctcaaataagagcctaaaatgTCCTTAATTCTCAAATAATGGTTCAAAGGGGTTTGAAATAGTCAAATTATCTTGAATAAGAGCCTCAGAGGTAGTCAAATCATCTCAAATGAGGATTTTTTAGCGAGTGAATCGGCCATTAAAAAAGAGataatttagtaaaaaaaatcatttttttttttcctttcctttcctttccttttccttttctttttttttttctttttcctcttcctccccTAGCCATCACAATGCCTCGTTGATGGCCGGTGACCTCGTTGGCTTTAGGTGAAGGCCCaagtgagggttgccctcgcctgGGTGAGGCCGCCCTTGACTAGGTTGGCaagggtgagggttgccctcaccgGCATCGGACAACCCTTGCTTAGGTGGGGTGAGTGAGGGCAACACCAACCTAGGTGAGGcgacccttgctagatccaaTGAGGGCCACCCTTGCCTGATGTCGATGAAGGCTATGGCCCTCACCTAAGCTAGCAAGGGCAAGGGcaagggcaagggttgcccttgctAGCGTTGGGTGATGGCGGCCCTCACCTGAGTCCAGtgacaagaagaaagaaaaagaataaataaaagaccaaaatgcccttcAAGCAATAAGGTTTGCCCATTTCAAGCTTTTACTTTAAACAAGTTCCATTCCaaactcttatttaagaaaataatgatacTTCATATCCTTACTTGGGAGAATGTTCACTTTAGgctattatttgaaaaaatgagagCACTTCAAgtctcatttgaaattttttccatttgaaaaaataataacacttcaaatccttatttaaaaaatgttcactttagacttttatttaaaaaaataatagcactttaagtctttatttagaattttctcaaaaaaacaTATCACCAATACTAGCGTGTTCCATCTTGTTGGGATATGGCAGTTGAATTAGATAACTCCTTTGTAGAGGTATGTGACGGTTTCGAGAGAACAAAATTTGGATAGGTAAGTCTAAATTTGAATTGTAGCAGGAAATTAGAGGATTGCATAAGCGAGACCACACGAAGCACAATGATAACAAGAGATGAGGTCAGAGGATAAATGAATATAAGTTAAGGAGGGTTGGAAAAGAATATTTATTTAGGTTCATTTTGTTTTGTAAGAAATaaaagatttggaaaatattttacaaaaaattatcgCCCATAGTATTTGAAATAATTGGTTAATAAAGAATGTTTTACtatcgacaataatttttatttaaatataaaaacaaaatatttttcattcatttagtTATGTAAGCAATATAAAAgatcatttcaagaaaaataatatttttcaatcatatcatttttcatgaaataaagaGAGCCttataattttccctaaaacaTGCAGCtaaataatttatgaaataaattctaCGCTTATCCAACGGTTATAGAAGAGGCAGTGGGCATCACTAATTCTCCTCGGACCCGCCGATGATGACCTCTATCTTCGACGAGGATACGACCTCTCAAGGCCTTTTTGGCCAGTGAAAACGAAGTATTTCAAAGAAAACCTTTCCCTGATGAAGCAAATCACTATGTTTCGAGCGTCCCCCGTGGCACAGGACGAGAATACATTCAGGTCATTCTCGAGAATGTGACTGGAATCGAGCTCAACTACTGAATCATGTAGATCCTGTGTTTAAATTCAAGGATCGAGATCAAGTGAGCTCACATGTTCGATGCATGTAGGTACTCTTACCTATGTATTGAATGAGCTATGACGATCCCGGTTCAAACCCTGTGCATCGGCGACCAGCATCTCCTCATGTACCTTACGAAACATAGGGCTTGTTTAAGGTGAAACTGAGGAACCATGTAAGAAAGCTGACAGAAACTCAAGAAATTGGAACTGGAAGGACATTCAGTCTAGAGAACCCATTCTGTGTCTATGAAGTGTACTTGCAGTTGGACTGTGGACATCCTGTTCTGCGAATACAGAATGTATCGCCACGAGATCTCGTTTTAATCTTTGGATCACAAAGACCCGGGCAACACCTCCATCTAAAGGCCGTGAGTTGATTCCCATGAATCAAGGCCAACGACAGAATCCACCGAACCGACAGACTGAATTTGGAGTATATAGGGATGGCAACCATGCTCTCGCAAAACCTCACTGATGAATGGCTTCCACAACAGTAGAAGAAATCATTTCTTGGCAAATTTATTAGTCAATCACTTCAATTTAAAGCGACAACAGCTCTTGTCAACATTAGTTTCCATTGAAATGTAAAAGAAGGAACATTAATTGAATAGGGTATGATAATGCAAGAGAATCCACAAAGAATGTTCTATTTTTCTCAATGTTGGCAGAAGTAATCGCATGTTGACAATCAGTTAGAAGTGAACTAGTAGTAGAAACAGGATTCATTCTAGACTAGCTCTTCAAGACTATCCGCAGGGCACGTACCTGGTCCCTCCCGAAAAAGTTACATGAGTATACTATGGATCCTAGAGCACCccatgattttattttctttttctataagCATATCGACAAAAGAATTTGTAAAAGAATATTAGACCTGCTATAAATAATAAAGGAATCTTACATGCTTTAAGGTCATCTGCCTTCATCTATGGAGGAAATGGAGATTGAATTTCTAGAATACTCCTCGGCAAAGCTGCTACCAGTAGAAACTTTAGTACCTCCAGTTTGTGTACTGCTTGGATTAGTTTTGgtgaatgcggaagacgaagtcGTTGTCCAACGTGCTGTTCGCCCTTGGATTCCGGGTTTTCCTGGTCTGGGCAATGTGAATGAATCACTGGAAAGCATGAGGTGCACCGAGTTCATATCTGGTCTGTCTCCGTAACTTGCTTGACAGCACAGCAATCCTAGTTGAATAGACATTGCTGCCTCGTCAGGGTTGTATTTGACAAGGCTCGAGTCCACCAGATCCAATGACTTCCCTTCTTGAAAGAGCTTCCATGCCTGCCAAAAGAATTGCGCGCAATGTTTTAATGACTTCATGCATAGAAATGCAGTCCTCATTTTACATATGCATAGAGGAAAGATAACAATATGCACTTGGAGATTAAGTTTCGGCAACTCATTCAAATGATGTCTATCTCATAACATGATTTCTTTAATAAGTTCTAAAAGTccagatttccagacttctctAGATTTTCACCTCATACGGCTCCTGAGGGCCATCGATTTTATCTGGCATTTACTTCGAATCACATGCATCTAAAGCACATCATTGTTCAGCGACAACAGATCATTTCACTCTGTTTGCTAATGCTTATACCAGGATTATGTGGATTATTTCCTAAAGCATCTTCCACTTCCTAAGACaccctgagagagagagagagagagagagagagagagagagttttgaaTAGAAGTAAGACCTAAGATGAATCCAGCGCTTAGCTTGACCAAACAATATTAACTCGCATTTTCCGCAATGGAATGCAAATATAAAGAAGCAGTATGTACTATATTTGAAGTAATGAAAATATGTCGCCTGCcttctttctactaaaacatggACAATATAAACCACTGCAACTCATCAGGAACCAACCAAAACTAAAACCAAATTAAGAACTTAATCTACCAAAACCGAGGCAATCTGAGAAGTGTCACCATATATTAATTCTCTAGTATAACAATGAGTAACAGTACTTTACACGATGACGCAACTTACATAACTCAGGAGGTCTGTTTTTTCCGCACCCAGTCGGCCGTCATGATTCTTTCTCCCACTTACAATCTCTAAGACCAGAACTCCGTAGCTGAAAACGTCAGTTTTCACGGACAAATATCCACGCATTGCATATTCAGGAGCCATGTAACCACTgcatttcaaaacaaaaggatCCTTAGTTTTACTTACATCACGAGTCATGTCTCGTAGAAGCAAAAGAGTATGAGCTTTTTCCTGACTTCATTAACAAGCAGAAGCTAACAATAATATACAGAAGGAGAGCAATGTGACTACTTACTAAGTCCCGGATACCTTCATTGTATTCAGATGCGTGTCTTCACCAGGAAAAAGCCTCGCCAaaccaaaatctgaaattttggGATTCAACTGATCGTCAAGCAATATGTTACTAGCCTTAATGTCTCTATGGATAATCCTTTCAGGGGCTTCTTCATGCAGGTATAACAGACCTCTCGCCACACCAGTAATTATTCGGAACCGAGTCATCCAATCCAGCAATGGAGACTTTTCTTTAGCTGGAAGGAGACAACTGAATTAGCTTTTACTTCTGGGTCAGATCTATGCTCAGTGAATCGGGCAAGAGATCTACGAATCCTAGATCAGCTGGATTAGGAGTTTGTATCTaaaagaattaccaaaaaggaAACAGTCGAGGCTCCTGTTCGACAGATACTCATAAACCAGCATCTTTTCCTGTCCTTCCACACAGCAGCCCATCAGCATGACCAGGTTTCTGTGTTGAATTTTCAGCAACAGCTTCACCTCGTTGGTGAATTCCCTCATCCCCTGTCTTGAAGTTTGAGACAGCTTCTTTACAGCTATTTCCTGGCCATCGGGCATCAACccctggaaaaaagaaaaaggcaagggAATCATCAGCACGCATTCATATCGGACCGTGGAACCGCCTTTCTAGCACAGTTCCCTTCAATTGAAAAAACGATTCGTTGCCTAGATTTCTCCCGTTGAACAGCTAAATGGAGTCTAGTTTCCCCACGCAGAACGTCAAATTCAGAAGAAGACGCAAGACTTTTCGCAGTCCACAGCTCATGCACCGGCGAAACCCTCATCATTAGAATCGCCGTCCCCAAAATCTCACGCTCAATCAAGTTCAGGTAGAAACATTCGGAAAAGGAAGACGCCATCACGATGCAGAACAACactcaattaaaaattgaaacttgagGAGAAAAACATCTCACAAAACAGAATTTCCGGTCCCACCATAAACCTGAAAGCAGGCGGGACGACTCGAATCGAAGCAGATCGATCTAATTTCACCACGAAAGAAAGCACGCGATTCTCCGGCGTCCTCGTCTGCTAACCAAGCGGAAAAACCAAAGCGATTCCGCGACGGAATACAGAACTAATCCGTACGTTCTTCAAGACCGCGAACGCAAAAGCAAACATCGCGACGAAACACCTAAATCGAGGCGGCGAACTGCTCCTGACCTTGAAGACGGGACCGAAGCCGCCGTGACCGAGCTGGTTCAGCTCGGAGAAGAAGTTGGTGGCGACCTGGAGCGACCGGAGGTCGTAGAAGAGGCCGGAGGAGGAGTCGTCCTCGGCTTCGTCCTCCGCGGCCCTCCCGGCGGCGCCCCTGCCGCCGCAACGGAGGCCGCAGCCCGCCGCCTTGAGCCGCTTGAGGCACGCGAGGAGGCTGGAGAAGATGGCCATCGCCGCTCGCGCAAGACATGACATCGGCGGCTATCGTGTGGCGCCGCGGTCCTTCCGGCGGGAGGCGGAGACGGCGGCGGGCGCGGGGGAGGCGGGGGGTGGCGGCGCGGTCCGGGCGGCCGGAGCTGAGTTTCGGAGCGAATCGTCTACAGCGGGAATGGTCGCTCGCAGTCGAGGTTTGGCGGAGCTTCGATTTTCGCATAAATAGGGCCTCGACGAGGCGACACGTGTCGgcgcgagagagggagagagatagtTGGCTGTTGACTTGACGGTTGACCTCGGCCGCTTCATTACTTTCCAGAAAAAAAGGACACTCCCCAATCCCCACCGGCAAagccgcttttttttttttttttttaactaattttgatttgtttaattaagaaaaaaattactaaaaaccCAAATTTTGTATAAAGTGATACATCTACCTAAAAcctttttgtgacatgaaaaactcTGAAATTTACCAACCGTAAcatatttacccaaaactttttttcgTAATAAAAACCCGAACTTTTATTCGagtaacacatttatcctaaattaaatgacatttttgtcttttacttttcatttttgtcttcattttct
The nucleotide sequence above comes from Eucalyptus grandis isolate ANBG69807.140 chromosome 2, ASM1654582v1, whole genome shotgun sequence. Encoded proteins:
- the LOC104421712 gene encoding uncharacterized protein LOC104421712 — its product is MRPNWELRNCCHHEQVVFLITISVCTVVILALWRTVLLKPFKLVTVFLHEASHAIACKLTCGHVEGIQVHVDEGGSTQTRGGIYWFILPAGYLGSSFWGMLFILASTNLLTARIAAGCLLVALVIVLFVAKNWTLRGLCIGFIVFLGVVWLLQETTKVRGLRYVIMFIGVMNSLFSVYDIYDDLISRRVHTSDAEKFAEVCPCCNGAGWGVIWGLISLLFLSAAMYLGLVILS
- the LOC104421724 gene encoding putative receptor-like protein kinase At4g00960 produces the protein MSCLARAAMAIFSSLLACLKRLKAAGCGLRCGGRGAAGRAAEDEAEDDSSSGLFYDLRSLQVATNFFSELNQLGHGGFGPVFKGLMPDGQEIAVKKLSQTSRQGMREFTNEVKLLLKIQHRNLVMLMGCCVEGQEKMLVYEYLSNRSLDCFLFAKEKSPLLDWMTRFRIITGVARGLLYLHEEAPERIIHRDIKASNILLDDQLNPKISDFGLARLFPGEDTHLNTMKVSGTYGYMAPEYAMRGYLSVKTDVFSYGVLVLEIVSGRKNHDGRLGAEKTDLLSYAWKLFQEGKSLDLVDSSLVKYNPDEAAMSIQLGLLCCQASYGDRPDMNSVHLMLSSDSFTLPRPGKPGIQGRTARWTTTSSSAFTKTNPSSTQTGGTKVSTGSSFAEEYSRNSISISSIDEGR